The Cellulophaga sp. RHA19 genome includes the window CAAACCAATTTTTAGCTCTAGAAATATTATCAGAGATTTTTGGCAAGTATGTAAACTTTAACGGACTACCGTATTGTTTTACCAGCTGTTTTAATGGTATGTTATGAAACATTAAACTTTCACCATCTAACTTAAATTCTTCTTGTGGAAAATGATAAGTTTGGTCTATTAAATCAATATATTTAGTATTCATTAAATTATTATTTGATAAATTAAAATTTTAAAACACAGAAAAACTTGTGCTTTTGGGCGTTTTTGCGACTAAAATTTTAAAAAACTAAACAATGATTTGACGTTTCGTGGTTGGCACGAAAAAGTAGTCATGCTGACTGCTGACTATAGAAGTGTTACCGGAAGTTAGCTTTAAAATTCGGTTACCTATCTTATAGGTTGTTTTTGGGTATGACTTCCTAATTCCCAAAAACCCGAACATAGAAACATTATACATTTATGCTCAGCTATATGCTAAATTGCCAAAATCTAATATCTTATTTTGACGGGGCAAATGAAAACAAAAAAAATAATATTCCATCAAAAAAAATAAAAAAAATAATTTTCTGATAACATAAAGCTAACAGAACATTAAAAAAACCCTTTAAAACAAGTGATACAAGAGTTATAATCAATTTAAAAAACAAGTCTTAAAAATCTTATATTTTTGAAAAAAAGCTCTTTTTTAAGCTAAAAACACTTGTTACTTTAAGCTATTTTAATTCCGTTTTTAACTTATTCTCTCTTAAATTTACAAAACAGTAGCAACAAAACGTATGAAAAATACCATATCACATAGAGTAGCAGATTTTTTAAAAAACTACCCACCTTTTAATCAATTATTATTAGAGGAATTACAAGAATTAGCTACACAAATATCTATTATTTACAAAGAAAAAGACGCAATTATATTTAATGAAAATGATACACCACACACTCATTTTTATATTATACATAAAGGTGCCGTATCTTTAAATAAAACAGAAACCAATACTATTGTAGATATTTGTGATGAAGGAGATATTTTTGGTTTACGCCCTTTAATTGCTAATGAAAATTATAAAATGCAAGCAAAGGCACATGAAGAAAGTATATTATATGCCATACCTATTGTTACTTTTAAACCATTTGCTACTAGCAACAGAGATGTAGGTAATTTTTTAATAGACAGTTTTGCATCCAACACTAGAAACCCTTATTCTAAAAGTTACAGAGGCACTTTGTATGGAGAGCCAGAGAGCGGTGAAGTTTACAACCCTAGCGCAGAGTTGTTTGACTTGCAACCTGTAAAATATTCTAAAAAACTAGTAAGCTGTTCTCCTAAAACGCAAGCAAAAGTATTAGCCGCAAAAATGACTAGCAAAAATGTTGGTGCTATTTTGGTTTTAGAAGACAAATTGCCAATTGGTATTATTACAGACAAAGATTTGCGTAACAAAATTGTTACTGGAAAACTACCCATATCTGCTACTGCTAGGGAAATTATGACATCGCCAGTAATTACGTATTCTAAAAAATTAACTATTACACAGGCGCAAATGGCAATGATAAAAAGTAATATTAGCCATTTATGTTTAACAAAAGATGGTACTGTTAACTCTAAAGCTGTTGGCATTTTATCTAAACATGATGTTATGCTAGCGGTTGGTAACAACCCAACAGTACTAATTAAAGCTATAAAAAGAGCTACTAGAACTAAAGAGATTAAGCAGGTAAGAAAAAGTATTATGATGCTGTTAAAGGGATATTTAAATCAGAATATACCAATGACATTAATTTCTAAAATTATTTCTGAACTTAATGATGCCTGTATTAAACAAATTATAAAAAACTCTATTACCAAGTTAGACACTCCGCTACCCGTATCTTTTAGTTGGCTAGCATTAGGTAGCCAAGGCAGAAGCGAGCAATTGCTACACACAGACCAAGACAATGCCCTGGTTTTTGAAGATGTTCCTGCAGAAAAACTAGAAGAAACAAAAGCAATATTTATAAATTTTGCCAAACAAGTAACACAAAGATTA containing:
- a CDS encoding DUF294 nucleotidyltransferase-like domain-containing protein, with translation MKNTISHRVADFLKNYPPFNQLLLEELQELATQISIIYKEKDAIIFNENDTPHTHFYIIHKGAVSLNKTETNTIVDICDEGDIFGLRPLIANENYKMQAKAHEESILYAIPIVTFKPFATSNRDVGNFLIDSFASNTRNPYSKSYRGTLYGEPESGEVYNPSAELFDLQPVKYSKKLVSCSPKTQAKVLAAKMTSKNVGAILVLEDKLPIGIITDKDLRNKIVTGKLPISATAREIMTSPVITYSKKLTITQAQMAMIKSNISHLCLTKDGTVNSKAVGILSKHDVMLAVGNNPTVLIKAIKRATRTKEIKQVRKSIMMLLKGYLNQNIPMTLISKIISELNDACIKQIIKNSITKLDTPLPVSFSWLALGSQGRSEQLLHTDQDNALVFEDVPAEKLEETKAIFINFAKQVTQRLNVIGYEYCPAEMMASNPKWCLSLSEWKTNVTSWITNPGKDEVLLSSIFFDYNNVYGNQELVTELSNHIFKTAKNYPNFFLHLASGSLQNPSPTGFFRQFLVEQDGANKDFFDIKRRALMPLTDAARVLILSHNIKSINYTAERFEKLAELEPNNAELFIAASYATKALLKFRTKQGLLHNDSGRYISLSKLTKAEKIKLKRTFRTIKEIQELVYIRFKVSNLLR